Proteins from one Anopheles funestus unplaced genomic scaffold, idAnoFuneDA-416_04 scaffold_180_ctg1, whole genome shotgun sequence genomic window:
- the LOC125774344 gene encoding uncharacterized protein LOC125774344, giving the protein MDPIKRGKKSGLFRKRSLAKIAKIDKLLQAENQPVPSTSRETQDPEHIHPVAEQSIQDSSSLEDLSSIGDLPIAEEQEELILDDDEDSDISDYIITESDEEDENDPDLVVEDENNQALHLFSKRLRVWALSHKITHSALNDLLVLVRETTDIHLPIDSRTFLKTPIGVGNEISSVAGGQLWYQGIQNAIQYCFPNMTPAVDVISINLFTDGLPLYNSGPTQLWPILMQLHNVPEAPILVVGVFCGLSKPDNVEHYLRPLVTELNQILEEGIIINTKSFGVCFRAFIADSPARSFIKGVTSHNATCGCTKCEIVGRFDHVARTTVYEGVAADRTDAEFRQGKYIIGHQKRLTPLLDIRGIDIIKQVLVADELHLHHLGVMKKLLKGYTGSLKRFTALTASEQEEMNRVLVKIQLPSEIHRGVRSLQYVKFWKGTEFRSFLNHIGIPLLRGRIHDSDYEHFKLFYVAQTLLSNQYFEIYWEYAGQLLQKYVADFSSVYSRGLLTSNVHNLLHVHADVSMFGPLPTISSYPYENKLQFIKRLVRTGPRTLEQVVCRLTELREVEVAVSQESKVYPHLKIKSGEVILHIRKDFLLRQGNRNGWFLTKDKEIIRYYTATQDSENVYIEGHILQKKSLSFTRPCNSDIIFNFDGRLDDLSDEVAKINVDRVMCKLAAVSVDEGISYHFSPLLHTLAD; this is encoded by the exons ATGGATCCGATTAAGCGTGGAAAAAAGAGTGGCCTGTTCAGGAAGCGATCTTTGGCAAAGATAGCAAAGATTGATAAGCTGTTACAGGCCGAAAATCAACCCGTCCCAAGCACGAGCAGGGAAACACAAG ATCCGGAACATATTCATCCTGTGGCGGAACAATCGATCCAAGATTCATCGTCCTTGGAAGATCTATCATCCATCGGAGATTTGCCAATAGCAGAGGAGCAGGAAGAGCTAATtttggatgatgatgaggatagCGATATTTCGGACTACATCATAACGGAGAGCGATGAAGAGGATGAAAATGATCCGGACCTTGTTGTTGAAGACGAAAACAACCAAGctcttcatttgttttccaagCGATTGAGAGTTTGGGCATTATCACATAAGATTACTCATTCTGCTTTAAATGATCTTCTCGTTTTAGTTCGTGAAACTACGGATATACATCTGCCTATAGATTCCAGGACTTTTTTGAAGACTCCGATAGGCGTTGGGAATGAAATTTCAAGTGTAGCTGGCGGGCAACTGTGGTACCAAGGAATTCAAAACGCGATACAATATTGTTTTCC aaaTATGACCCCTGCTGTTGACGTTATATCAATAAATCTGTTCACAGATGGTTTACCGTTATATAACAGCGGGCCAACACAGCTATGGCCTATTTTGATGCAGCTTCATAACGTCCCGGAAGCTCCGATATTGGTGGTTGGAGTTTTTTGTGGTTTATCTAAACCGGATAATGTGGAACATTATCTGCGCCCACTTGTAACGGAATTGAATCAGATACTGGAAGAAGGAATAATTATTAACACGAAATCCTTCGGTGTCTGTTTTAGAGCGTTCATAGCAGATTCCCCGGCACGATCCTTTATAAAAG GAGTTACCTCTCACAACGCTACTTGTGGTTGTACAAAGTGTGAAATAGTAGGACGATTCGATCACGTTGCACGGACAACTGTGTATGAAGGTGTTGCAGCAGATCGAACAGACGCGGAATTTCGACAGGGGAAATATATAATAGGGCATCAGAAACGACTGACACCGTTATTAGATATAAGAGGAATAGATATTATTAAGCAGGTTTTAGTAGCAGATGAACTACATTTACATCATCTAGGAGTTATGAAGAAACTTTTAAAGGGATACACAGGATCATTAAAAAGATTTACGGCATTAACAGCATCAGAACAGGAGGAAATGAATAGGGTCTTAGTAAAAATTCAGCTTCCTTCAGAGATACATCGAGGAGTTAGGTCGTTGCagtatgtaaaattttggaaGGGGACCGAATTCCgttcatttttaaatcatattgGCATTCCTTTGCTTCGAGGTAGAATTCATGACTCCGATTACGaacattttaaacttttttatgttgcacaAACTTTGCTTTCCAatcaatattttgaaatttactGGGAATACGCTGGACAATTACTACAAAAATATGTTGCCGATTTTAGTTCTGTTTATAGTAGAGGTCTTTTAACGAGTAATGTACATAATCTTTTGCACGTCCATGCAGATGTTAGTATGTTCGGTCCTCTTCCAACAATTTCATCATATCCGTATGAGAATAAGTTGCAGTTCATCAAACGTCTAGTTAGAACAGGGCCTAGAACGCTAGAACAGGTGGTTTGCCGGCTAACCGAACTTAGGGAAGTAGAAGTTGCAGTCAGTCAAGAGTCTAAGGTTTATCCGCATTTGAAAATTAAGTCAGGGGAAGTAATTTTGCACATtagaaaggattttttgttaagaCAGGGCAATAGGAATGGATGGTTTTTGACAAAGGACAAAGAAATAATTAGGTATTATACTGCGACACAAGATTCAGAAAATGTTTACATAGAAGGTCATATACTACAGAAGAAGAGTTTAAGTTTCACACGTCCATGTAATTCAgacataatatttaattttgatgGTAGATTAGATGATTTATCGGATGAGGTAGCTAAAATCAATGTTGATAGGGTAATGTGTAAGCTAGCAGCAGTTTCGGTAGATGAAGGAATAAGTTATCATTTCAGTCCATTACTACATACTTTAGCAGACTAG